Proteins encoded in a region of the Pseudomonas shahriarae genome:
- a CDS encoding lipopolysaccharide kinase InaA family protein — protein MNDFLATEDRALLERNGLADFDALWARQLDAVDEPNTSRGGWSSVFRLELEGRGFYLKRQSNYLTRTLHRPFGEPTFAREFRNISRYRQKAIPALQAAFYGERKVAGEYRALLLTRALDGWNDLDSLLEQWPALSAAQHHAILVACGQLARKLHGVGQVHGCFYPKHIFLQATGDGYAAQLIDLEKTRPLLLGRRDRVKDLEPLLRRAGAWTSAQVRQFLAAYLDQPEDSSLVDTWAQYLAGRRSHKEAR, from the coding sequence ATGAATGACTTCCTGGCAACTGAAGACCGGGCCTTGCTGGAGCGCAATGGCCTGGCTGACTTCGACGCCCTGTGGGCCAGGCAACTGGACGCAGTGGATGAGCCCAACACCAGTCGCGGCGGCTGGAGCAGTGTGTTCCGCCTGGAACTGGAAGGCCGTGGCTTTTACCTCAAGCGCCAGAGCAACTACCTGACGCGCACCCTGCATCGGCCCTTTGGCGAGCCGACCTTTGCCCGTGAGTTTCGCAATATCAGCCGCTATCGGCAGAAGGCGATCCCGGCCTTGCAGGCCGCCTTTTATGGCGAGCGCAAGGTTGCCGGCGAATACCGCGCCTTGCTGCTGACCCGCGCGTTGGATGGCTGGAATGACCTGGACTCATTGCTTGAGCAGTGGCCGGCCCTGAGTGCCGCCCAGCACCACGCGATCCTCGTGGCTTGCGGCCAATTGGCGCGCAAGCTCCATGGCGTCGGCCAGGTGCATGGCTGTTTTTACCCTAAACATATCTTCCTGCAGGCCACCGGCGACGGTTACGCGGCGCAGTTGATCGACCTGGAAAAAACCCGGCCGCTGTTGCTGGGCCGGCGTGATCGGGTCAAAGACCTTGAGCCATTGCTGCGCCGTGCCGGCGCATGGACATCTGCGCAGGTGCGGCAATTCCTGGCGGCCTACCTCGACCAGCCGGAGGACAGTTCGCTGGTGGATACCTGGGCGCAGTACCTGGCGGGGCGGCGCAGTCACAAGGAGGCCCGCTGA
- a CDS encoding lipopolysaccharide kinase InaA family protein, translated as MRLSELKNAGRTPTLPLSIELADAAGPGQLQLLSLLRVLPGQRYVGAAIWRGRPVLAKLLVGSNAARHFQRELQGVRLLAEQGLTTPLLLADGLQDGEGGWLLFEFLEGAQSLADAWAAVEALPPLADEQQAVLAEALGAIAQMHAKGLWQEDLHLDNLMRQADKLYLIDGGGICVEQAGKPLSRNRVLENLGVFFAQLPSDLEPFTEELLVHYLLSNGEHALPLEALQKQVRKVRAWRLKDFMGKIGRECTLFSVVRGAFGLRAIRREEEATLLPVLANVDRLVDQGQMYKAGASATVAGVDAAGRPLVIKRYNIKGFTHWLRRFWRPSRAWHAWSEGNRLTFLGIATPKPLALLERRFFWLRSRAYLVTEHLSGPDLIEHLAPYVDSGEVPEPELLALDRLFGELIRERISHGDFKGRNLFWQGGRWVLIDLDSMCQHGSLSSFAPAFAKDRARFMRNWPADSALYRVIDQRLPKVSELVG; from the coding sequence ATGCGGTTGTCTGAGCTCAAAAACGCCGGGCGTACGCCCACGTTGCCCTTGAGTATTGAGTTGGCGGATGCAGCGGGCCCTGGGCAGTTGCAACTGCTGAGCCTGTTGCGGGTGTTGCCCGGCCAGCGTTATGTGGGCGCGGCCATCTGGCGTGGCCGGCCGGTGCTGGCCAAGTTGCTGGTGGGTAGCAACGCCGCCCGACATTTCCAGCGCGAACTCCAGGGCGTGCGCCTGCTCGCCGAGCAAGGCCTCACTACCCCACTGTTGCTCGCCGACGGCCTGCAAGACGGTGAGGGCGGCTGGCTGCTGTTCGAGTTTCTGGAAGGGGCCCAAAGCCTGGCCGACGCCTGGGCGGCAGTCGAAGCCTTGCCGCCCTTGGCCGATGAGCAACAGGCGGTACTGGCCGAAGCGCTGGGTGCGATTGCCCAGATGCACGCCAAGGGTTTGTGGCAGGAAGATCTGCACCTGGATAACCTGATGCGTCAGGCGGACAAGCTGTATTTGATCGACGGGGGGGGCATCTGCGTCGAACAGGCGGGTAAACCTCTGTCACGTAACCGGGTGCTGGAAAACCTCGGGGTGTTTTTTGCCCAGTTACCGAGCGACCTCGAACCGTTTACCGAAGAATTACTGGTGCACTACCTGTTAAGCAACGGCGAGCACGCGTTGCCCCTGGAAGCCTTGCAAAAACAGGTGCGCAAAGTGCGCGCCTGGCGCCTGAAAGACTTCATGGGCAAGATCGGCCGTGAGTGCACCTTGTTCAGCGTAGTGCGCGGGGCCTTTGGGCTGCGCGCCATCCGGCGTGAAGAAGAAGCTACCCTGCTGCCGGTACTGGCAAACGTCGATAGGCTTGTCGACCAGGGCCAAATGTACAAGGCCGGCGCCTCGGCCACGGTGGCCGGGGTTGATGCTGCGGGGCGGCCGCTGGTGATCAAGCGTTACAACATCAAGGGTTTTACACACTGGCTCAGGCGCTTCTGGAGGCCCAGCCGCGCCTGGCACGCCTGGAGCGAAGGCAACCGCCTGACATTCCTGGGGATTGCCACGCCCAAGCCCCTGGCGCTTCTGGAGCGACGCTTTTTCTGGCTGCGCAGCCGGGCTTATCTGGTCACCGAGCACCTTTCCGGGCCCGACCTGATCGAGCACCTGGCCCCTTACGTGGACAGCGGCGAGGTGCCCGAGCCTGAGCTGCTGGCCCTGGATCGCCTGTTTGGCGAGCTGATTCGCGAGCGGATCAGCCATGGTGACTTCAAGGGGCGCAACCTGTTCTGGCAAGGAGGGCGTTGGGTGCTGATTGATCTGGATTCGATGTGTCAGCATGGCTCGCTGAGCAGCTTCGCACCGGCGTTTGCCAAGGACCGTGCGCGGTTTATGCGCAACTGGCCGGCTGATAGTGCTTTGTATCGTGTGATTGATCAGCGCTTGCCCAAGGTGAGCGAGTTAGTTGGGTGA